The window GTATTTCAGAATGCTATGTGAGTGCGCACCCCAACGCAGGGTTGCCCAACGCCTTTGGGGAGTACGATTTAGGTCCGGCCGATATGGCGAAACATATTGGCGAATGGGCGCGATCCGGTTTTCTGAATATCGTCGGTGGTTGCTGCGGATCGACACCCGCGCATATTGCCGCGATGGCGAAAGTGGTGGAAGGCGTGCCGCCGCGCAAGCTGCCGGAGATCCCGGTCGCCTGCCGCTTATCCGGCCTGGAACCGCTGACTATCGATGCCAATACCCTGTTCGTTAACGTGGGTGAGCGGACCAACGTTACCGGTTCTGCGCGTTTTAAACGCCTGATTAAAGAAGAAAAATATAACGAAGCGCTGGATGTCGCCCGTCAGCAGGTGGAAAGCGGCGCGCAGATCATCGATATCAACATGGATGAAGGCATGCTGGATGCGGAGGCGGCGATGATCCGTTTCCTTAACCTCATTGCTGGCGAGCCGGATATTGCCCGTGTGCCGATCATGATCGATTCCTCAAAATGGGACGTGGTTGAGAAAGGGCTTAAATGCATTCAGGGCAAGGGGATTGTTAACTCGATCTCCATGAAGGAAGGCGTGGAGGCCTTTGTCCACCATGCCAAACTGGTGCGGCGCTATGGTGCCGCCGTGGTGGTCATGGCCTTTGATGAAGTCGGTCAGGCAGATACTCGCGCACGTAAAATTGAAATTTGTCGCCGGGCCTACCGCATCCTGACGGAAGAAGTCGGTTTTCCACCGGAAGATATCATCTTCGATCCGAACATTTTCGCTGTGGCAACGGGGATCGACGAGCATAACAACTACGCGGTGGATTTCATTGAGGCCTGTGCAGACATCAAGGCGCAACTGCCGCATGCGATGATCTCCGGCGGCGTGTCTAACGTCTCCTTCTCATTCCGTGGCAACGATCTGGTGCGTGAAGCGATCCACGCTGTCTTCCTCTATCACGCCATCCGCAACGGCATGGACATGGGGATCGTGAATGCCGGGCAATTGGCGATCTATGACGATCTCCCTGCGGAACTACGCGATGCGGTGGAGGATGTGATCCTGAACCGTCGCAGCGATGCCACCGAACGCATGCTTGAACTGGCGGAAAAATATCGCGGTAGCAAAACAGACGATGAAGGCAGCAAAACGCAGGCGGAATGGCGCGGTTGGGATGTGAAGAAGCGTCTGGAATATTCGCTGGTGAAAGGCATTACCGAATTTATTGAGCTGGATACTGAAGAAGCACGTCAGCAGGCTGCACGGCCGATAGAGGTCATTGAAGGCCCGTTGATGGATGGGATGAACGTTGTCGGCGACCTGTTCGGTGCAGGGAAAATGTTTCTGCCACAGGTAGTGAAATCTGCGCGTGTCATGAAGCAGGCGGTGGCCTACCTCGAACCCTATATTGAAGCCAGTAAAGCCAAAGGTACGTCAGCCGGAAAGATCCTGCTGGCGACGGTAAAAGGCGACGTTCACGATATCGGTAAAAACATCGTCGGCGTGGTGCTGCAATGTAACAACTACGAGATTATCGATCTGGGTGTGATGGTGCCGACGGATAAAATTCTGAAGACCGCGCGTGAAGAGAAGGTCGATATCATCGGGCTATCTGGGCTGATTACGCCGTCGTTGGATGAAATGGTCAATGTGGCGAAAGAGATGGAGCGTCAGGGCTTTACGCTGCCGCTACTGATTGGTGGCGCGACGACCTCTAAAGCGCACACCGCCGTGAAGATTGAACAAAACTATAGCGGCCCGACGGTCTACGTGCAGAATGCGTCCCGCTCTGTTGGTGTGGTGTCGGCGCTGCTGTCCAGTACGCAACATGACGACTTTGTGGCGCGTACCCGTAAAGAGTACGAAACCGTGCGTATTCAGCACGCGCGTAAAAAGCCGAGAACGCCGCCAGTGACGCTGGAAGCGGCGCGCGCTAATGCCTCTGATCTGGATTGGGAAAATTATACGCCGCCCGTTGCGCACCGTTTGGGCGTTCAGGAAGTGACCGCCAGCATTGAAACGCTGCGCAACTACATCGACTGGACGCCGTTCTTTATGACCTGGTCGCTGGCGGGGAAATATCCCCGCATTCTGGAAGATGAGGTGGTGGGAGAAGAAGCCAAGCGCTTGTTCGCCGATGCCAATGCGATGCTGGATGACTTATCCGCACGCGGGGCGCTGAATCCTCGTGGGGTGGTGGGTTTATTCCCGGCGAACCGCGTTGGGGATGACGTGGTGATTTATACCGATGAACGGCGCGACACGGTGCTGTCAGTCAGTCACCATCTGCGCCAACAGACGGAGAAAACCGATTTTCCGAACTACTGTCTATCCGACTTCGTGGCGCCTAAGTCCAGCGGTAAACCGGATTATCTCGGTGCCTTTGCGGTGACCGGTGGGCTGGAAGAAGATACGTTGGCCGAGCAGTGGGAAGCCCAGCATGATGATTACAATAAGATCATGGTGAAGGCGATCTCTGACCGTCTGGCGGAAGCCTTTGCAGAATACCTGCATGAGCGTGTGCGTAAGGTCTACTGGGGCTATGCGCCGAATGAGAACCTCAGTAATGAGCTGCTGATTCGGGAAAACTATCAGGGGATTCGCCCCGCGCCGGGCTATCCGGCTTGCCCAGACCACACGGAGAAATTGCAAATCTGGCAGCTGTTGGATGTGGAAAAGCATACCGGCATGAAGCTCACCGAGTCCTATGCCATGTGGCCGGGCGCATCGGTATCCGGTTGGTACTTCAGCCACCCCGACAGCAAATACTTCGCCGTTGCGCAAATCCAACACGATCAGGTCGAGGATTACGCGGTGCGCAAAGGTATGGAAGTGAGTGACGTTGAGCGCTGGTTAGCACCAAATTTGGGCTATGATGCGGATTAAATTGCGACCTAAGTCGAGTATGACAACATCAACCTTGGAGAGGTTGTCATCTCAACTATGTCAGTGAGGGGGCGTTTCGTGCGTGATAGACCACATTATTTCTCTGTGGCACTAGCGCCACGCCCGCTCAGGGCGCTCAATCGCCGCTGCCCTGAGAACCCAGGCTTTCTGGCGAAATTATACCGCTGCGCGGTTCCTTCGGCATTCGAGAACGCTAATCGTGCCGCTAGTGACGCGCTCCCGGTGCGGCACTAGCTTTCGCAGCGTCCATGCTGCTCACACGGCGTCCTCGTACGCCTCAGTATAATTTTTAACGCCAGTTGAAAAACAAAACTGATTAGCTCGTGGATGTTTTCTGCTTCTAAACCTGTCATCACATGAAACTCATTATGATGAGAATAGTTATCAGTCTTATTGATGCGTCTGTCTCGCAATGATAAGGTGATTAACAATCTCTGCGGCGAATATGTCGCTGCGTCTCACGCTATGTCCGTTAACTGCAGGCCTGATTCTGGGCGTTAAACAGGATGAGGGTATCTTCCCGCTCATGCTCAAACGACTCTTTTCCATTGAGGATTTCTTCGACATCGGTGAACGTTACGGGATTGATTACCACTTCCCGCAGCTGTCGTCTTGCCGCGATCGCACGAAAGAAAAGCGTATCGTTGTGCAGGGGGATGTCGAAGAGATGACGCTATCTTCCGGTATTTGCCTGACGAACTCCAATGTGCGCGTATTGCAGCCTTACGAATCGACCTCTTTGCACTGTTGCCCGTTTTATACGCTGGTGGTGCTGGAAGGGTGCGTCGCGCTGCGCCTGAACGGTAAGGAGTTTGTTGTGCGATCGGGCATGG is drawn from Pectobacterium aroidearum and contains these coding sequences:
- the metH gene encoding methionine synthase produces the protein MSNRVDELRRQLAQRIMVLDGGMGTMIQGYRLQEADYRGERFADWPSDVKGNNDLLVLTRPQVISEIHDAYLEAGADILETNTFNATTIAMADYDMQSLSAEINTVAAQLARASADKWTALTPDKPRYVAGVLGPTNRTASISPDVNDPAFRNVSFDQLVDAYRESTRALIAGGVDLIMIETIFDTLNAKAASFAVESEFEALGIVLPVMISGTITDASGRTLSGQTTEAFYNSLRHSRPLSFGLNCALGPDELRQYVAELSRISECYVSAHPNAGLPNAFGEYDLGPADMAKHIGEWARSGFLNIVGGCCGSTPAHIAAMAKVVEGVPPRKLPEIPVACRLSGLEPLTIDANTLFVNVGERTNVTGSARFKRLIKEEKYNEALDVARQQVESGAQIIDINMDEGMLDAEAAMIRFLNLIAGEPDIARVPIMIDSSKWDVVEKGLKCIQGKGIVNSISMKEGVEAFVHHAKLVRRYGAAVVVMAFDEVGQADTRARKIEICRRAYRILTEEVGFPPEDIIFDPNIFAVATGIDEHNNYAVDFIEACADIKAQLPHAMISGGVSNVSFSFRGNDLVREAIHAVFLYHAIRNGMDMGIVNAGQLAIYDDLPAELRDAVEDVILNRRSDATERMLELAEKYRGSKTDDEGSKTQAEWRGWDVKKRLEYSLVKGITEFIELDTEEARQQAARPIEVIEGPLMDGMNVVGDLFGAGKMFLPQVVKSARVMKQAVAYLEPYIEASKAKGTSAGKILLATVKGDVHDIGKNIVGVVLQCNNYEIIDLGVMVPTDKILKTAREEKVDIIGLSGLITPSLDEMVNVAKEMERQGFTLPLLIGGATTSKAHTAVKIEQNYSGPTVYVQNASRSVGVVSALLSSTQHDDFVARTRKEYETVRIQHARKKPRTPPVTLEAARANASDLDWENYTPPVAHRLGVQEVTASIETLRNYIDWTPFFMTWSLAGKYPRILEDEVVGEEAKRLFADANAMLDDLSARGALNPRGVVGLFPANRVGDDVVIYTDERRDTVLSVSHHLRQQTEKTDFPNYCLSDFVAPKSSGKPDYLGAFAVTGGLEEDTLAEQWEAQHDDYNKIMVKAISDRLAEAFAEYLHERVRKVYWGYAPNENLSNELLIRENYQGIRPAPGYPACPDHTEKLQIWQLLDVEKHTGMKLTESYAMWPGASVSGWYFSHPDSKYFAVAQIQHDQVEDYAVRKGMEVSDVERWLAPNLGYDAD